The stretch of DNA GTGAGTCCCTGATCCTACCACATGGGCGATGGAGGGAGGAACCGCATTAGACTGTTATTAAGCAGCTAAAGCGAAGTTGTTGTTTTCTTTGCCAGTTATTATTGGCGTTGACGTTGATGACGAGGACGATCCCCCCGACTCGCAACCCAAGCTCGAACTATCCCTGTCGAATCCGTAACGTCCCCTCGATAATAAAGATAAGCATCGTTTATTCAACTTTGCCATCGTATTAAAGCGGGAAAACACGGAGTGATATTTCAAGCTAACGTTACATTAGCTATTCAATTATCAAAGTGCCGCTTAACTTAGCGACAAATTTATTATAACATACTTACATAACTTTTCAATTGTAAGTTTTTGTAAAACACATTACATCTTTTGACGCTCGCGAAATGCACGTTCAATATCACGTTTTGCTTCTTTACGTTTTAAGTCTTCACGTTTGTCATATTTCTTTTTCCCTTTACCTAAACCTAAAAGTAGTTTGGCAAATCCATTTTTCAAGTACACTTTAAGTGGTACGAGTGTGTATCCTTCTTCTTTCGTCATCCCAATAAGTTTGCTAATCTCTTTACGATGAAGAAGTAGTTTTCGTGTCCGTAATGGCTCGTGATTGTAACGGTTACCTTGCTCATAAGGGCTAACATGCATGTTGTGCAAGAACACTTCACCGTTTTGAACACGTGCAAAAGAATCTTTTAAATTCACACGGCCAGCACGAATTGATTTAATTTCTGTACCTTGCAATACCATTCCTGTTTCATATGTCTCTTCAATGAAATAATCATGATATGCTTTTTTGTTTTGGCTTAACGTCTTTCCATGTCCTTTTGGCATCGCGTTTCCCCTTCCTTTTGTAATGAACATTTTACCAAAAATGAGGGGTGGATACAAGGAGTAAGGTAGTTTTGTAGTTATTGTATAGCGGGTGGTGCGTTTTTTATATGAAAGGGGTGTTTTAATTAATACTGTAGGCATTTTATTTAGTGTTGGGCTCTGGTTTAGTTATCATCTGTTGTTTTATTTATCATGGAGCTGAGTTTATTTATCACCGGGCTCGGTTTATTTATCACCAACGCTGATTTATTTATCACCTAACCCGTTTTATTTATCACCAACGCTAATTTATTTATCACTGAACACAGCTTATTTATCACCCACGCTAATTTATTTATCACCCACGCCGGTTTATTTATCACCGCGCCCCAGTTATTTATCACCACGCACCGTTATTACCCCCTAAAATCGATAAAAGCCCACCATTAACGGCGGGCTGCAATATTCCATTATCGCTTCTTTTTCTTTTTACGTTTTGCTTTTGGGGCATTTTCGTAATGTTTTTTCTCAGTTTTCTTCTTTTTATTCGGTGATTGGGTAGACCATCCTATTTCAAAGGTGTAGTCATCAACGTCTTTATCACGTTTTCGTTTTTGGCTACGTCCTTTCGGTGGTTTACCTGCATCACTTTTTATAACGCGAGGTGCGTCTTTACTTAATGTTCGGCGAGTTCCTTTCATGCCAACTACTTCAAAATCAATGGAGCGTTCATCTTTATCGACATTAACGACGCGAATCGTAATCTCATCACCGATTCGATATACTTTCCCTGTACGCTCCCCGATCATTGCATAATGACGTTCGTCGTACGAATAGTAATCGTCTGTTAAGTAGCTTACGTGAACGAGCCCTTCAATTGTATTTGGCAGTTCCACGAACATACCGAAGTTTGTAACAGAGCTAATAATACCGTCGTATTCTTCGCCGATCTTATCTAACATATACTCCGCTTTCTTCAGCTCATCTGTTTCTCTTTCCGCATCTACTGCTCGACGTTCGCGGTTAGACGTATGCTCGGCAATTTCCGGTAACTTTTCTTTCCACTTCGCTTGCGTATCTTCGTCTATTTTTCCTTCAATTAAATAAGTGCGGATTAAACGATGCACGATTAAATCTGGATAACGACGAATTGGTGAAGTGAAATGAGTGTAATACTCTGTTGATAGCCCAAAGTGGCCTAAGCTTTCTTCGTCATATTTCGCTTGCTTCATGGAACGAAGCATGACAGTTGAAACAACCATTTCTTCTGGCTTTCCTTGAACCGCTTCGATAATTTCTTGAAGTGCTCGTGGATGTACAGAGTTACCTTTTCCTTTTACGACATATCCAAAATTCGTAATAAACTCGAAGAAACGTTGTAGCTTTTCTTCTTTCGGATCTTCATGGACACGGTAAATGAATGGGACGTTTAACCAATGGAAATGCTCAGCAATCGTTTCGTTCGCTGCTAGCATGAACTCCTCAATTAAACGCTCCGCAACTGAACGCTCACGGAGCACGACATCAGTTGGGTTTCCTTCCTTATCGACTAGAACTTTCGCTTCTTTAAAGTCAAAATCGATTGCACCACGTGTCATCCGTTTAGTACGAAGAATTTCAGCTAGTCTTTCCATTTCTTCAAACATCGGCACTAAACTTTCGTAACGAGAACGTGTTTCTTCGTCTTTATCAACGAGAATTTTGTTCACATCTGTATACGTCATTCGTTCCGTTGTTTTTATCACACTTTGGAAAATTTCATGCTTAACTACTTCACCTGAAGGGTTTATTTCCATTTCACATGATAACGTTAAGCGATTTACTTTTGGATTTAAAGAACAAATACCATTGGATAAGCGATGCGGTATCATCGGAATAACTCGGTCTACTAAATAAACACTTGTACCACGGTCTAACGCTTCTTTATCAATAGGGGAATCTTCTGTTACGTAATAAGAAACATCGGCAATGTGTACACCTAATTTATAATTTCCGTTATCTAATTGCATTACCGTTACAGCATCATCTAAATCTTTCGCATCAGCACCGTCAATCGTAACGATCACTTCGTCACGAAGATCGCGGCGGCCTTTCATATCTTCTTCGCTAATTTCGTCTGGTACAGCAATCGCTTGGTCCAGCGCTTCTTTCGGAAAATCACCAGGTAATCCGTGCTTATGAATAACGGAGAGAATATCAACACCAGGATCATTTTTATGCCCAAGTATTTCAACTACTTCTCCTTCCGCACTTAAACGTCCTTCTGGATACGTTGTAATTTTCACGACAACTTTATGACCTTCTACCGCTCCACCTGTTGCTTCCTTCGGTATAAAAATATCACTCGTTACCTTTTTATCATCAGGAATAACGAAACCGAAATTTTTGCTTTCTGTATATGTACCGACTATTTGCTTCACACTACGTTCTACAATCCGAATAACGGTTCCTTCTTGTCGAGAACCACCTTCTGCACGCTTGTTCACTCGTACGAGAACGATATCTCCGTGCATCGCATTATTTAGCTCTGTCGGTGGAATAAACACATCCTCTAAATCAGCTTCTTCCGGTACAACGAAAGCGAACCCTTTTGAATGGCCAACTACTTTACCACGAACAAGGTTCATTTTTTCTGGTAACCCGTAACGATTACTTCTCGTACGAACAACTAACCCCTGTTCTTCCATTTGCACTAACGCTTTGACAAACGTTTTAAATTCCTCTGAATCTTCTATTCCGAATGCACTTTCTAACTCACCCGTAGTTAACGGCTTATAGGCCTCTTCTTTCATATAGGAAAGAAGCCGCTCTATATGTTCTTGAATCATTTCTTCCATTTCCCATCCCTCCTTTTAATTGTCTAATACACCTTACCAATCTAATGACTCTAAAAATTCATAAACATCTTCATGTAGTTGTTCACGCTCTTTATCTAGCGTAATGACATGACCTGATTCTTCATACCATTTTATTTTCTTATTGTCTGCCTCCACTGCATTGTAAATAAT from Sutcliffiella cohnii encodes:
- the smpB gene encoding SsrA-binding protein SmpB, with product MPKGHGKTLSQNKKAYHDYFIEETYETGMVLQGTEIKSIRAGRVNLKDSFARVQNGEVFLHNMHVSPYEQGNRYNHEPLRTRKLLLHRKEISKLIGMTKEEGYTLVPLKVYLKNGFAKLLLGLGKGKKKYDKREDLKRKEAKRDIERAFRERQKM
- the rnr gene encoding ribonuclease R, with the protein product MEEMIQEHIERLLSYMKEEAYKPLTTGELESAFGIEDSEEFKTFVKALVQMEEQGLVVRTRSNRYGLPEKMNLVRGKVVGHSKGFAFVVPEEADLEDVFIPPTELNNAMHGDIVLVRVNKRAEGGSRQEGTVIRIVERSVKQIVGTYTESKNFGFVIPDDKKVTSDIFIPKEATGGAVEGHKVVVKITTYPEGRLSAEGEVVEILGHKNDPGVDILSVIHKHGLPGDFPKEALDQAIAVPDEISEEDMKGRRDLRDEVIVTIDGADAKDLDDAVTVMQLDNGNYKLGVHIADVSYYVTEDSPIDKEALDRGTSVYLVDRVIPMIPHRLSNGICSLNPKVNRLTLSCEMEINPSGEVVKHEIFQSVIKTTERMTYTDVNKILVDKDEETRSRYESLVPMFEEMERLAEILRTKRMTRGAIDFDFKEAKVLVDKEGNPTDVVLRERSVAERLIEEFMLAANETIAEHFHWLNVPFIYRVHEDPKEEKLQRFFEFITNFGYVVKGKGNSVHPRALQEIIEAVQGKPEEMVVSTVMLRSMKQAKYDEESLGHFGLSTEYYTHFTSPIRRYPDLIVHRLIRTYLIEGKIDEDTQAKWKEKLPEIAEHTSNRERRAVDAERETDELKKAEYMLDKIGEEYDGIISSVTNFGMFVELPNTIEGLVHVSYLTDDYYSYDERHYAMIGERTGKVYRIGDEITIRVVNVDKDERSIDFEVVGMKGTRRTLSKDAPRVIKSDAGKPPKGRSQKRKRDKDVDDYTFEIGWSTQSPNKKKKTEKKHYENAPKAKRKKKKKR